A genomic window from Astyanax mexicanus isolate ESR-SI-001 unplaced genomic scaffold, AstMex3_surface scaffold_37, whole genome shotgun sequence includes:
- the LOC111194824 gene encoding uncharacterized protein LOC111194824 encodes MADILNVSLNTVKRRLRHFGLSRSYSEMSDSVLDDTIRDLVAGNDQLGPEAVRAQLGASGIRVQRSRVRESMRRVNPTAAALRAMSQTLHRRRYHVAGPNSLWHLDGNHKLIRWRIVIHGGIDGYSRLIVFLRASNNNRSSTVMESFVNAVSKYGVPSRIRTDHGGENNSVCLMMNIFRGPERGSALRGRSTHNQRIERLWGDLWRGLTNVYYDIFSFLESEGIVDIDNGSLGSSLCVLAQDKQGFGCLCSSIIV; translated from the exons ATGGCAGATATTTTGAATGTGTCTTTGAATACAGTGAAACGTCGTCTAAG ACACTTTGGTCTCTCACGGTCTTATTCTGAAATGTCAGACTCCGTCCTGGATGACACAATCAGGGATCTGGTAGCTGGAAATGACCAGCTTGGACCAGAAGCTGTTAGGGCACAATTAGGCGCGTCAGGAATTCGTGTGCAGAGATCCAGAGTACGGGAGAGCATGCGGCGGGTTAATCCTACAGCAGCGGCCCTCCGAGCAATGTCTCAGACACTGCACCGAAGAAGGTACCATGTTGCTGGCCCAAACTCTCTGTGGCATCTAGATGGGAACCACAAATTGATAAG GTGGAGGATAGTTATACACGGGGGCATTGATGGATACAGTCGACTCATTGTCTTCCTACGTGCTTCCAACAACAACCGGAGTAGCACTGTGATGGAAAGCTTTGTTAATGCAGTGTCCAAATATGGTGTACCCTCTCGAATCAGAACTGATCATGGTGGGGAAAACAATTCCGTATGCCTAATGATGAACATTTTCAGAGGTCCTGAAAGAGGCAGTGCTCTCAGAGGAAGGAGCACACACAACCAACGAATCGAGAGGCTTTGGGGTGATCTTTGGAGGGGGTTGACGAATGTCTACTATGACATTTTCAGTTTCCTGGAGAGTGAGGGTATTGTGGACATAGATAATGGATCTCTGGGCTCTTCATTATGTGTACTTGCCCAGGATAAACAGGGATTTGGATGCCTTTGTTCGTCAATCATAGTTTGA